The segment TGATGAAAAAAATAACCTTATTAATGAAAAAATAAAGAAATTTTTAATGAATGCATGGAATGAAAAAAATATAACTACTATAAAAAATAAGTTAATGGAAGAACAAATACATATTGTTACTATAACAGACGAATTATATCCCAAAAGATTAAAAGCTTATGAAGATTCTCCATATATGTTATTTTATAAGGGAGATATAACTAAGTTAAATAATACAAAGAATGTTTCAATAATAGGGTCAAGAGATTGCAGTAGTTATGGAATAAATGTTACTAATATAATATGTGATAATCTTTGTAGCAATAATATAAATATAGTGAGTGGTATGGCAAAAGGTATAGATAGTATAGCTCATAAAAAGTGTATAGATAATAATTCATATACCTGTGCAGTATTAGGTTCAGGTATAGATGTTATATATCCTAAAGAAAATAAATATTTATATAATGATATAATAAAAAATGGATGTGTTATATCACAGTTTTTACCGGGAACAAAACCATATTCTTTTAATTTCCCAATAAGAAATAGAATAATTAGTGGATTGAGTGATTTGGTTATCGTAGTAGAAGCTAATAAGAAAAGTGGAACGTTAATAACAGCATCTGCTGCATTAGAACAAGGAAAAGATGTTATTGCAGTTCCAGGAAATATTTTTTCTAAACAAAGTAAGGGTACTAATAATTTAATCAAAGATGGTGCATATACTTTTACTGATATTCAAGATATATATGATTTGTTAAGGTTGAATTATGTTGAAAAAACTAGTAGCAATATTAAAAATATGAGTATTGAAGAAATTAAAGTGTATAAACATATTAATAGTGTTCCCAAACATTTTGATGAAGTTTTACGATTAACTAATATTGACATAAAACAATTATATGAGGTATTATTTGAATTGCAGTTAAA is part of the Clostridium botulinum genome and harbors:
- the dprA gene encoding DNA-processing protein DprA, which translates into the protein MNDYEIWFASAKLSYNIKNKLISKFKNVQNIWYYSTRDEKNNLINEKIKKFLMNAWNEKNITTIKNKLMEEQIHIVTITDELYPKRLKAYEDSPYMLFYKGDITKLNNTKNVSIIGSRDCSSYGINVTNIICDNLCSNNINIVSGMAKGIDSIAHKKCIDNNSYTCAVLGSGIDVIYPKENKYLYNDIIKNGCVISQFLPGTKPYSFNFPIRNRIISGLSDLVIVVEANKKSGTLITASAALEQGKDVIAVPGNIFSKQSKGTNNLIKDGAYTFTDIQDIYDLLRLNYVEKTSSNIKNMSIEEIKVYKHINSVPKHFDEVLRLTNIDIKQLYEVLFELQLKDEIMCLSGNYYVRNNKTV